A stretch of DNA from Sphingomonas ginkgonis:
TTTTTGAGTCGATGGTTCAGCTCGCCCGCCAGGAGTCGCTGGCGGTCATGTAGCAGAACCTGCGCCGTGGTCTCGGTAACGATGTCGAGCATGCCGACCACCTTGCCGGTCTCATCCCGAATGGGACTGAAGCAAAAGGTGAACCAGACCTGCTCGGGCGGGCCGTTCCGCTCGATCGTGAGCGGCCAATCCTCGATGTAGTTGGCGCAGCCGGCAAACGCCTCGCACACCAGCGGAGCGAGAGAGGGCCAGACCTCGCTCCAGATCTCGTCGAAGCGCCGGCCGAGGGCATCGGGCTTGTTGCCGAGAATGGGTAGATAAGCGTCGTTGGGAAAAGTGACCAGCCCATCGCCCCACACAACGCATTGCGGAAAATGCGATCCGAGGATCAGGCCGAGACTGGTCTTGAGAGCGGCCGGCCACTTTTCGGGCGGCCCTAGCGGATCGGACGACCAATCGCGCGACCGGATGGTTGCACCCATCTTGCCGCCGTTGTTCAGAAAGCTCAACACACGACCGCGCCCCTTCGAGCCGATACGTTAACTGCGCTGTAGGTGGTTGACAACGGGCCAAATTAATACGGTGAGTTTCCGCAACGAACTGGCTGTTGTCGGGTGGAAATCACGGCAGCAGCACCGTTGATCCGCTGGTGCTCCGCGCTTCCAATTGCCGCTGGGCCTCGGCGGCGTCGGTCAGCTTGAAACGCTGGCCGATCTCGACCTTGAGCTTGCCGGAGCGGACGAAGTCGAACAGCCGGTCGACCGACTCCTGCCGCTCCTCGGCGGTGACGGCATAGTCGAACAGGGTCGGCCGGGTCACGAACAGGCTGCCGTGCGCCGACAGGATGGCAAGGTTGACGCCGTCGACCGCGCCGGACGCGTTGCCGAAGCTGACGATCAGGCCGCGTCGACGGGCGGACTTGAGACTGTCCTCCCAGGTCGCCTTGCCAACCCCGTCGAAGACCGTCTTCACGCCCTTGCCGCCGGTGAGCTCGCGGGCGCGTTCGGCGGTCGGCTCCTGCTTGTAGAGGATGATCTCGTCGGCACCGAGCGCGCGCGCCTTGTCGGCCTTCTTCTCGTCGCCCACCGTGCCGATGACGCGGGCGCCGATCGCCTTCAGCCACTGGAC
This window harbors:
- a CDS encoding quinone oxidoreductase family protein, which translates into the protein MKATSAIIRRNGGPEVIEWEERELPAPAAGEVQVKTGAAGLNFIDVYHRTGLYKGPLPSGLGVEGAGTVVAVGPEVDGFREGDRVGTFGPARGAYASARNVTADSLVHLPDDIDDETAAAVLLKGCTVEALVERCARVEAGDDVLVHAAAGGVGQLMVQWLKAIGARVIGTVGDEKKADKARALGADEIILYKQEPTAERARELTGGKGVKTVFDGVGKATWEDSLKSARRRGLIVSFGNASGAVDGVNLAILSAHGSLFVTRPTLFDYAVTAEERQESVDRLFDFVRSGKLKVEIGQRFKLTDAAEAQRQLEARSTSGSTVLLP